In the Scomber japonicus isolate fScoJap1 chromosome 18, fScoJap1.pri, whole genome shotgun sequence genome, one interval contains:
- the emc10 gene encoding ER membrane protein complex subunit 10 isoform X1: MARLLSFHIAVISAVLFFLCTNFVCCNNGRRVGDSLESEFGGFSVPLEHSFEVDDVAKFRTRGALILKAGREPGVSLSQNQLSEEDRAKLKEVAAVDGLYRIRVPRVFLQSDRQTERQMEGHLTAFVRACAMVESHLSDVISLHTDVSGYLIGVSIVTLPGACRGTEVEDEVDLEVFNTTLSFVAPVNAPGPETALFLERLEQETEKKGKNPQEQKSFFAKYWMYIVPLVLFLMMSGAQDQSGGGAGGGAANGGGR, translated from the exons ATGGCTCGTCTACTGTCATTTCATATCGCAgttatttctgctgttttattctttttatgcACGAATTTTGTCTGCTGCAACAACGGCAGAAGG GTTGGAGATTCATTAGAGTCTGAGTTCGGCGGCTTCTCTGTGCCTCTTGAACATTCATTTGAAGTCg ATGATGTAGCTAAATTTCGGACACGTGGAGCACTGATATTAAAAGCTGGACGGGAGCCGGGCGTCTCACTGAGTCAGAACCAGCTATCAGAGGAGGACAGAGCCAAACTGAAG GAAGTGGCAGCCGTGGACGGTCTGTACAGAATCAGAGTGCCTCGTGTTTTCCTGCAGTCGGACCGACAGACAGAGCGGCAGATGGAAGGACACCTCACAGCGTTTGTCAGAGCT TGTGCCATGGTTGAGTCCCATCTGAGCGACGTGATCAGCCTCCACACCGACGTCTCCGGGTACCTCATCGGCGTTTCCATAGTGACGTTACCTGGAGCCTGCAGGGGCACCGAGGTGGAGGATGAGGTCGATCTGGAGGTTTTCAACACCACACTCAGCTTCGTGGCTCCCGTCAACGCCCCTGG ACCTGAGACGGCTCTGTTCCTCGAACGATTGGAAcaagaaacagagaagaaagggaagaatcCACAAGAGCAGAAGTCTTTCTTTGCTAAATAC TGGATGTACATCGTGCCTCTCGTTCTCTTCCTGATGATGTCCGGTGCTCAGGACCAATCAGGAGGAGGAGCCGGGGGCGGAGCAGCTAACGGAGGTGGCCGATGA
- the emc10 gene encoding ER membrane protein complex subunit 10 isoform X2 yields MARLLSFHIAVISAVLFFLCTNFVCCNNGRRVGDSLESEFGGFSVPLEHSFEVDDVAKFRTRGALILKAGREPGVSLSQNQLSEEDRAKLKEVAAVDGLYRIRVPRVFLQSDRQTERQMEGHLTAFVRACAMVESHLSDVISLHTDVSGYLIGVSIVTLPGACRGTEVEDEVDLEVFNTTLSFVAPVNAPGPETALFLERLEQETEKKGKNPQEQKSFFAKYWYLILGGAIFLMVSNSAQPPAGGGREQS; encoded by the exons ATGGCTCGTCTACTGTCATTTCATATCGCAgttatttctgctgttttattctttttatgcACGAATTTTGTCTGCTGCAACAACGGCAGAAGG GTTGGAGATTCATTAGAGTCTGAGTTCGGCGGCTTCTCTGTGCCTCTTGAACATTCATTTGAAGTCg ATGATGTAGCTAAATTTCGGACACGTGGAGCACTGATATTAAAAGCTGGACGGGAGCCGGGCGTCTCACTGAGTCAGAACCAGCTATCAGAGGAGGACAGAGCCAAACTGAAG GAAGTGGCAGCCGTGGACGGTCTGTACAGAATCAGAGTGCCTCGTGTTTTCCTGCAGTCGGACCGACAGACAGAGCGGCAGATGGAAGGACACCTCACAGCGTTTGTCAGAGCT TGTGCCATGGTTGAGTCCCATCTGAGCGACGTGATCAGCCTCCACACCGACGTCTCCGGGTACCTCATCGGCGTTTCCATAGTGACGTTACCTGGAGCCTGCAGGGGCACCGAGGTGGAGGATGAGGTCGATCTGGAGGTTTTCAACACCACACTCAGCTTCGTGGCTCCCGTCAACGCCCCTGG ACCTGAGACGGCTCTGTTCCTCGAACGATTGGAAcaagaaacagagaagaaagggaagaatcCACAAGAGCAGAAGTCTTTCTTTGCTAAATAC TGGTATTTGATTCTTGGAGGTGCAATCTTCCTCATGGTCTCCAATTCGGCACAGCCCCCAGCAGGGGGAGGCAGAGAGCAGAGCTGA
- the emc10 gene encoding ER membrane protein complex subunit 10 isoform X3, with protein sequence MARLLSFHIAVISAVLFFLCTNFVCCNNGRRVGDSLESEFGGFSVPLEHSFEVDDVAKFRTRGALILKAGREPGVSLSQNQLSEEDRAKLKEVAAVDGLYRIRVPRVFLQSDRQTERQMEGHLTAFVRACAMVESHLSDVISLHTDVSGYLIGVSIVTLPGACRGTEVEDEVDLEVFNTTLSFVAPVNAPGSVNGSVPRTIGTRNREEREESTRAEVFLC encoded by the exons ATGGCTCGTCTACTGTCATTTCATATCGCAgttatttctgctgttttattctttttatgcACGAATTTTGTCTGCTGCAACAACGGCAGAAGG GTTGGAGATTCATTAGAGTCTGAGTTCGGCGGCTTCTCTGTGCCTCTTGAACATTCATTTGAAGTCg ATGATGTAGCTAAATTTCGGACACGTGGAGCACTGATATTAAAAGCTGGACGGGAGCCGGGCGTCTCACTGAGTCAGAACCAGCTATCAGAGGAGGACAGAGCCAAACTGAAG GAAGTGGCAGCCGTGGACGGTCTGTACAGAATCAGAGTGCCTCGTGTTTTCCTGCAGTCGGACCGACAGACAGAGCGGCAGATGGAAGGACACCTCACAGCGTTTGTCAGAGCT TGTGCCATGGTTGAGTCCCATCTGAGCGACGTGATCAGCCTCCACACCGACGTCTCCGGGTACCTCATCGGCGTTTCCATAGTGACGTTACCTGGAGCCTGCAGGGGCACCGAGGTGGAGGATGAGGTCGATCTGGAGGTTTTCAACACCACACTCAGCTTCGTGGCTCCCGTCAACGCCCCTGGGTCAGTTA ACGGCTCTGTTCCTCGAACGATTGGAAcaagaaacagagaagaaagggaagaatcCACAAGAGCAGAAGTCTTTCTTTGCTAA